From one uncultured Methanobrevibacter sp. genomic stretch:
- a CDS encoding 4Fe-4S binding protein yields the protein MIVFNENSCIKCGACEGVCPTAAIEVGDHIVYCDTCGGAPACADACTNGALQVEDIAIDEEGNTQVRLIFNKTKCDECGDCVDACPSKTLKLDAEDSQLLKGFCVMCQKCVDICPVDVIGVPGVKEPATRVIEPEGPVYIDDCKGCGVCVAECPVDAITLSAYGEPIEVDEEKCIQCGVCSQSCPWNAIFIAENANPAKRTKNMKSFTLDAESCIGCNSCVDICPGSFITPKSDLTVDLPEMCAACGLCVNVCPVDAIDLDVEYGASKFSASEGICWDEEKCLFDGGCALKCPTEAIKVVTKRGMEVPSRQKDMGEQSFTMCVRCGACANVCPNDALILDYVDKEIDGEVVSRDRIIFNPSKCDECGECIDACPYDMLHKAYKVNLPIAGFCTLCEQCLEKCTPEALNLK from the coding sequence ATGATAGTATTCAACGAAAATAGCTGTATTAAATGTGGAGCATGTGAAGGCGTTTGTCCTACAGCAGCTATTGAAGTAGGCGATCATATCGTTTACTGTGATACTTGTGGAGGAGCACCTGCATGTGCTGATGCATGTACCAATGGTGCTTTACAAGTAGAAGACATAGCTATTGATGAAGAAGGAAACACTCAAGTTAGATTAATCTTTAACAAAACCAAATGTGATGAATGTGGAGATTGTGTAGACGCATGTCCTTCCAAAACTCTTAAATTAGATGCAGAAGATTCTCAACTACTCAAAGGATTCTGTGTAATGTGTCAAAAATGTGTTGACATTTGTCCTGTAGACGTTATCGGAGTTCCTGGAGTAAAAGAACCTGCAACTAGAGTAATTGAACCAGAAGGACCTGTATACATTGATGATTGTAAAGGATGTGGCGTATGTGTAGCTGAATGTCCTGTTGATGCAATCACCTTATCTGCTTACGGAGAACCTATCGAAGTAGATGAAGAAAAATGTATCCAATGTGGTGTATGTTCACAATCCTGTCCATGGAACGCAATTTTCATCGCAGAAAATGCAAACCCTGCTAAACGTACTAAAAACATGAAATCATTCACTTTAGACGCTGAAAGCTGTATTGGTTGTAATTCCTGTGTTGACATTTGTCCTGGAAGTTTCATCACTCCTAAATCTGACTTGACTGTAGATCTTCCAGAAATGTGTGCTGCATGTGGTCTTTGTGTAAATGTATGTCCTGTAGATGCAATTGACTTAGATGTTGAATATGGAGCATCTAAATTCAGTGCTTCTGAAGGTATCTGTTGGGACGAAGAAAAATGTCTCTTTGACGGTGGTTGTGCTTTAAAATGTCCTACTGAAGCTATAAAAGTAGTTACCAAAAGAGGAATGGAAGTACCTTCCCGTCAGAAAGATATGGGCGAACAATCTTTCACCATGTGTGTAAGATGTGGTGCATGTGCTAACGTATGTCCTAACGACGCATTAATCTTAGACTATGTTGACAAAGAAATTGATGGCGAAGTAGTATCTAGAGATAGAATTATCTTCAACCCATCTAAATGTGACGAATGTGGAGAATGTATTGACGCATGTCCATATGATATGTTACACAAAGCATACAAAGTTAACTTACCTATTGCTGGATTCTGTACTCTCTGTGAACAATGTCTCGAAAAGTGTACTCCAGAAGCTCTCAACTTAAAATAG
- a CDS encoding dihydroorotase family protein, protein MFDLVLKNLKLLDYSDCMSLAIEDGKIAKISKSSIEGDKEIDLNGQLVLPGLIDPHVHFRDPGLTYKEDFKTGSIAAAHGGFTFVMDMPNTVPKTNTYKAFKEKQKIAESKSIVNFGLHAGYSSLDEMEKILELNPMSFKVFMDLETDDNLDKIFEDISKLGENAIKKPIVTVHAEKRDIVLESTKKLSEESEAIAYSYGRPAESEDASVAQAIELSKKYGVDLHICHLSTKNAMNLAISNNVSYEFTPHHLLYDNTAFNEFGTLIKTNPPLREKGKNVTINDLNEHSMIGTDHAPHSLEEKTKGVWDSSPGIPSLETVLSLLLTEVNRSKLDLSLIPKIFSQNAAKRFNLENKGFIKEGYDADLVVIDLNKEGIFDIDTFYTKAEYSPFDGLSYKGKATMTIVNGEVVMENDILI, encoded by the coding sequence ATGTTTGATTTAGTTTTAAAAAATCTTAAATTATTGGATTATTCTGATTGTATGTCTTTAGCGATTGAGGATGGCAAAATAGCTAAAATATCAAAATCTTCAATTGAAGGTGATAAGGAAATTGACCTTAATGGACAGTTAGTATTACCTGGGCTTATTGATCCTCATGTCCATTTTAGGGACCCTGGATTGACATATAAGGAAGATTTCAAAACAGGATCCATAGCTGCTGCTCATGGTGGATTTACATTTGTTATGGATATGCCGAACACTGTTCCAAAAACCAATACTTATAAAGCTTTTAAGGAAAAGCAGAAGATTGCAGAATCTAAGTCTATAGTTAATTTTGGGCTTCATGCAGGGTATTCCTCACTTGATGAAATGGAAAAAATTCTTGAATTGAATCCGATGTCCTTTAAAGTCTTTATGGATTTGGAAACTGATGATAATTTAGATAAAATATTTGAAGATATTTCTAAATTAGGAGAAAATGCGATTAAAAAGCCAATTGTAACAGTTCATGCTGAAAAAAGGGATATTGTATTGGAATCCACTAAAAAGCTATCTGAAGAGAGTGAAGCTATTGCATATAGTTACGGCAGACCAGCGGAATCTGAAGATGCATCTGTAGCTCAAGCTATTGAACTTTCTAAAAAATATGGGGTGGATTTGCATATTTGTCATTTAAGCACTAAAAATGCAATGAATCTGGCCATTTCCAATAATGTCAGTTATGAATTCACTCCTCATCATTTATTGTATGATAATACAGCATTCAATGAATTTGGAACACTTATAAAAACCAATCCTCCTTTAAGGGAAAAAGGTAAAAATGTCACAATAAATGATCTAAATGAACATTCAATGATAGGTACAGATCATGCCCCACACAGTTTGGAAGAGAAAACCAAAGGAGTTTGGGATTCAAGTCCAGGAATTCCATCTTTGGAAACGGTCTTATCATTATTATTAACTGAAGTCAATAGATCAAAACTAGATTTAAGTTTAATTCCAAAGATATTTTCACAAAATGCTGCTAAAAGGTTCAATCTTGAAAATAAAGGTTTTATTAAAGAAGGATATGATGCTGATTTAGTGGTAATTGACTTGAATAAAGAAGGAATCTTCGATATAGATACTTTCTATACAAAAGCAGAGTATTCTCCATTTGATGGGCTTTCATATAAAGGTAAAGCAACTATGACAATAGTCAATGGAGAAGTTGTTATGGAAAATGATATTTTAATTTAA
- a CDS encoding F420-nonreducing hydrogenase codes for MADKAKVGTMWLGGCSGCHLSIADFHESLLDVLELAQFEFSPVLCDTKYDEVPELDVLIVEGGIRNEENRELAEMLREKAGLVIAYGTCAAYGGIPGLGNLHTVEELTTEGYINSCSTVNPEGIIPNEDVPTLESRVRPLGEAIQVDLMIPGCPPKSDVVAEAILTLLNGGTIELPTTNLCEVCPREKPPAGLAMDFIKRQFEVGKPEDDLCLIAQGLVCMGPATVSLCGAQCPSIAIPCRGCYGPTAKVNDAGAKMISAIASDYGINEDKTVDPEQVADQLDDIVGTFYTYTLPAALVPAKMQKGGK; via the coding sequence ATGGCAGATAAAGCTAAAGTAGGAACTATGTGGCTCGGAGGTTGTTCCGGTTGTCACTTATCCATTGCGGACTTTCACGAATCTTTATTAGATGTTTTAGAATTAGCACAATTTGAATTCTCACCAGTATTATGTGATACTAAATATGATGAAGTACCTGAATTAGACGTACTCATTGTAGAAGGTGGAATTAGAAACGAAGAAAACAGAGAATTAGCAGAAATGTTAAGAGAAAAAGCTGGCCTCGTTATTGCATACGGTACTTGTGCTGCTTACGGTGGTATCCCTGGTCTCGGTAACTTACACACTGTTGAAGAATTAACTACTGAAGGTTACATTAACTCTTGCAGTACTGTAAACCCAGAAGGAATCATTCCTAACGAAGATGTACCAACCTTAGAAAGCAGAGTAAGACCATTAGGCGAAGCAATTCAAGTTGACTTAATGATCCCTGGTTGCCCTCCAAAATCTGACGTAGTAGCTGAAGCTATTCTTACCTTATTAAACGGAGGAACTATCGAATTACCAACCACTAACCTTTGTGAAGTATGTCCTAGAGAAAAACCACCTGCTGGACTCGCTATGGACTTCATTAAAAGACAATTTGAAGTTGGTAAACCAGAAGATGATTTATGTTTAATTGCTCAAGGTTTAGTATGTATGGGACCTGCAACCGTATCCTTATGTGGTGCACAATGCCCAAGTATTGCTATCCCATGTAGAGGTTGTTACGGACCTACCGCTAAAGTAAACGATGCAGGTGCAAAAATGATTTCTGCGATTGCATCTGACTACGGTATTAACGAAGATAAAACCGTAGACCCTGAACAAGTAGCTGACCAATTAGATGATATTGTAGGTACTTTCTACACTTACACTTTACCAGCTGCTTTAGTCCCTGCTAAAATGCAAAAAGGAGGAAAATAA
- the sufC gene encoding Fe-S cluster assembly ATPase SufC, with product MLLEVKNLVVEVEGKRVLNGVNLAIREGETHVLLGPNGAGKSTLFLTILGFPKYKVVEGSIIFNGEDITDLTTTERVQKGLGVSFQNPPAIRGVSVRDLLKLESKQDPDEELNPRMKELAEKLKFSDEFLDRDVNRGFSGGEVKRSEILQLLAQEPLFTMFDEPDSGVDIENVELLAGQLNVLLDKDKKPGQRKRAGLLITHLGYILNFVKADKAHVLMHGMIACSGDPDEILEDIRKEGFNGCVGCAECNS from the coding sequence ATGTTACTTGAAGTAAAGAATTTAGTTGTTGAAGTAGAGGGTAAACGTGTTTTAAATGGCGTAAACCTTGCTATTAGAGAAGGGGAGACCCATGTGCTTTTAGGTCCGAATGGTGCGGGAAAAAGTACATTATTCTTAACTATCTTGGGATTCCCAAAATATAAGGTTGTAGAAGGATCTATCATATTCAATGGAGAGGACATCACTGATTTAACCACTACTGAAAGAGTTCAAAAAGGTCTTGGAGTAAGTTTCCAAAACCCTCCAGCTATTCGTGGAGTTAGTGTAAGGGACTTATTGAAACTTGAATCCAAGCAAGACCCTGATGAAGAGTTAAATCCAAGAATGAAAGAGCTTGCAGAAAAACTCAAATTCAGTGATGAATTCTTGGATAGAGATGTAAATAGAGGATTTTCAGGTGGGGAAGTAAAAAGATCTGAAATTCTCCAATTGCTTGCACAGGAACCGCTTTTCACCATGTTTGACGAACCGGATTCTGGTGTAGACATTGAAAATGTGGAATTGCTTGCAGGACAGTTAAACGTTTTGCTTGACAAAGATAAAAAACCAGGCCAAAGAAAAAGGGCTGGCTTGCTTATCACTCACTTAGGTTATATCTTAAACTTTGTTAAAGCGGATAAGGCACATGTATTGATGCATGGTATGATTGCCTGTTCTGGAGACCCTGATGAAATTTTAGAAGACATTAGAAAAGAAGGATTTAATGGATGTGTTGGTTGTGCGGAATGTAACTCATGA
- a CDS encoding methanogenesis marker 14 protein, protein MSFLDKFFNKGPKPIIAESQPRDLSILKAGNRPQGPGVMAAQQDEYYVTASVELGNTTTKCVIMATNLNNSQSYLINKTVKMTRDVRKPKAGEEVFGKTVWGVELSKESVADMIKDTVLESLKKAHVDMEDDLDFVVRSTGVTAGFATTKEVGELIKALADGCLDAGISHKKMAPAMSTAHLPKRLQKYTLLDNVMFDGAVVSVVPPKGKEVVANEMEGELVTAGIKLGAKWTEVDYRNPCVSLDFGSTLAGRIVNKDEPYASTVGNFLGLAGVISDSLAKGSKQIDQNNGAALDIFDPKLLKKADGKKHQEKAKQYAKEAHELINICKVPEGIDRFGTVPLDAAGAKAAGTCLIGCDVGTNADGLGGLVEIGAKIYEDEGIPTLLATMDHVSANIVYRVLDVAFEEDLILDGSILGVTGRAGITGKKPELILEYAQDKFKDVVFVEDGLALGSAIMARCMNSMGTQKNPLGGNQGEKCILKKRMQEQGTIPK, encoded by the coding sequence ATGTCTTTTTTAGATAAATTTTTCAATAAGGGACCTAAGCCAATCATTGCTGAAAGTCAACCAAGGGATTTAAGTATTTTAAAAGCAGGTAATAGACCTCAAGGTCCAGGTGTTATGGCCGCACAACAGGATGAATACTATGTGACTGCTTCCGTAGAATTGGGAAACACCACTACCAAATGTGTTATTATGGCTACAAACTTAAATAACAGTCAATCTTATTTAATCAACAAAACTGTTAAAATGACAAGGGATGTTAGAAAACCTAAAGCAGGAGAAGAGGTATTCGGTAAAACTGTTTGGGGTGTAGAGCTTTCTAAAGAATCTGTTGCAGATATGATTAAGGATACAGTTTTGGAATCACTTAAAAAAGCCCATGTGGATATGGAAGATGACTTGGATTTTGTTGTGAGATCCACTGGGGTAACTGCAGGGTTTGCGACAACCAAGGAAGTGGGAGAATTGATTAAGGCTCTTGCTGATGGTTGTCTTGATGCAGGTATTTCCCACAAGAAAATGGCTCCCGCTATGTCTACTGCACACCTTCCAAAAAGACTTCAAAAATACACATTATTGGATAATGTAATGTTTGATGGTGCTGTAGTAAGTGTAGTCCCTCCAAAAGGAAAGGAAGTTGTAGCGAATGAAATGGAAGGGGAACTTGTAACTGCAGGTATTAAATTAGGTGCTAAATGGACTGAAGTGGACTATAGAAACCCTTGTGTATCCTTAGACTTTGGTTCTACCTTGGCAGGTAGGATTGTAAATAAGGATGAGCCTTATGCAAGTACCGTTGGTAACTTCTTAGGTTTAGCTGGGGTTATTTCAGACTCATTAGCTAAAGGTTCCAAGCAAATAGACCAAAATAATGGTGCTGCATTAGACATATTTGATCCTAAATTGCTTAAAAAGGCCGATGGCAAAAAGCATCAGGAAAAAGCTAAGCAATATGCTAAAGAGGCACATGAACTCATTAACATCTGTAAAGTTCCAGAAGGTATTGACAGATTTGGTACTGTTCCGTTAGATGCTGCAGGTGCTAAAGCAGCAGGTACTTGTTTGATTGGTTGTGATGTCGGTACCAATGCAGATGGTCTTGGTGGATTAGTGGAAATTGGTGCTAAGATCTATGAGGATGAAGGAATTCCTACATTGCTAGCTACAATGGACCATGTAAGTGCAAATATTGTATACAGAGTTTTAGATGTGGCATTTGAAGAAGACCTTATTCTTGACGGTTCAATTTTAGGAGTTACTGGTAGGGCAGGTATCACTGGTAAGAAACCTGAACTCATTTTAGAGTATGCTCAGGACAAATTCAAGGATGTCGTATTTGTAGAGGATGGACTTGCTCTTGGTTCTGCAATTATGGCTCGTTGTATGAATTCTATGGGAACTCAAAAGAACCCTCTTGGTGGAAACCAAGGAGAAAAATGTATTCTTAAGAAAAGAATGCAAGAACAAGGTACAATTCCAAAATAA
- a CDS encoding hydrogenase iron-sulfur subunit gives MSEDVKIVMFCCNWCSYGGADTAGTARMQYPPNIRVIRVMCSGRIDPQFILKAFRDGADGVFVAGCHMGDCHYDAGNYKLDRRMRLVYKLVEDMGIGRERVHHDWISASEGEKFASSVKMMVNRIKDLGPSPLKAQLDAEG, from the coding sequence ATGTCTGAAGATGTAAAAATTGTAATGTTTTGTTGTAACTGGTGTTCCTATGGTGGAGCAGATACTGCAGGTACTGCAAGAATGCAATACCCACCTAACATTCGTGTTATTAGAGTAATGTGTTCTGGAAGAATTGACCCTCAGTTTATTTTAAAAGCATTTAGAGACGGTGCTGATGGTGTATTCGTAGCAGGATGCCACATGGGTGACTGCCACTACGATGCAGGTAACTATAAACTTGACAGAAGAATGAGATTAGTTTATAAATTAGTCGAAGATATGGGAATCGGAAGAGAAAGAGTCCACCACGACTGGATTTCTGCTTCTGAAGGAGAAAAATTCGCTAGTTCTGTAAAAATGATGGTAAACAGAATTAAAGATTTAGGACCTTCCCCATTAAAAGCACAATTAGATGCTGAAGGATAA
- a CDS encoding SufD family Fe-S cluster assembly protein: MDVLVVRNVTHDAEKAKDKKAALGTDIVIENFSKEEVNAFDVLDDISDVDKKTKRTLLKVGVDTESEERSGSFLQMDQSNVFSHSISDSIELMNTQMALEKYSWLQDYMWKAVKPDADKYTAQTALREAEDEFCSGYFIRSLPGTKEVFPVQACMFIADQDVMQTAHNIIIAEENSELHLITGCATGEDVSSALHVGVSEMYLKPGAKITFTMVHNWAEQVEVRPRTGIVQEKNTTYINNYILTSPVRSIQSYPTTNCNGENARALFQSIQSGVKDSIIDVGSRALLNAPNTSAEIISRAVANDESKIFSRGHLSGNVPNVKGHLECHGLVLDDNSSIYAVPELEANAANLEMSHEAAVGQIDEEEIYYLTSRGLTEEEAASMIVRGFLSMDITGLPDELAAETQRMIDMSLDGM; encoded by the coding sequence ATGGATGTGTTGGTTGTGCGGAATGTAACTCATGATGCTGAAAAGGCAAAGGATAAAAAAGCAGCTTTAGGTACTGATATTGTCATCGAGAACTTTTCTAAGGAAGAGGTTAATGCTTTCGATGTATTGGATGATATCAGTGATGTTGACAAGAAAACCAAAAGAACTTTACTTAAAGTTGGTGTTGACACTGAATCAGAAGAAAGATCAGGTTCTTTCTTGCAAATGGATCAATCTAATGTATTTTCCCATTCAATCTCAGATTCCATTGAACTTATGAATACCCAAATGGCTTTGGAAAAATATTCATGGTTACAGGATTATATGTGGAAAGCAGTTAAGCCTGATGCAGACAAATACACTGCTCAAACTGCACTTCGTGAAGCTGAAGATGAATTCTGTAGCGGATACTTCATTAGGTCTTTACCTGGCACCAAAGAGGTTTTCCCAGTACAGGCTTGTATGTTCATTGCAGATCAAGATGTTATGCAAACTGCACACAATATCATAATCGCTGAGGAAAACTCAGAACTTCACTTAATTACCGGTTGTGCAACTGGCGAAGACGTATCTTCTGCACTTCACGTAGGAGTGTCTGAAATGTATCTTAAGCCAGGTGCAAAAATAACCTTTACCATGGTTCATAACTGGGCGGAACAGGTTGAAGTACGTCCTAGAACAGGTATTGTTCAGGAAAAGAATACAACTTACATAAACAATTACATTCTAACCAGTCCTGTAAGGTCTATTCAATCATATCCTACCACCAATTGTAATGGTGAAAATGCAAGGGCATTATTCCAAAGTATTCAAAGCGGTGTAAAGGATTCAATCATTGATGTAGGTTCAAGAGCTCTTTTGAATGCACCTAATACAAGTGCTGAGATCATTTCCCGTGCAGTTGCAAATGATGAATCAAAAATCTTCTCAAGAGGTCATTTATCTGGAAATGTTCCTAATGTAAAAGGTCACTTGGAATGTCATGGATTGGTATTGGATGACAATTCATCTATTTATGCAGTTCCAGAACTTGAGGCAAATGCAGCAAACCTTGAAATGTCTCACGAAGCAGCAGTTGGTCAAATCGATGAAGAAGAGATTTATTACTTGACTTCAAGAGGATTGACTGAAGAGGAGGCGGCTTCCATGATTGTCAGAGGTTTCTTGAGTATGGACATCACAGGACTTCCTGATGAATTGGCTGCTGAAACTCAAAGAATGATTGACATGAGTTTAGATGGAATGTAG
- a CDS encoding PRC-barrel domain-containing protein: MENAVAKPNTHRREEKLWSEIKSYQVATNNARILGVLDELIINEKTGKIVDIAVKVEAGRNIHVKGAKRRGDLLLIPFTKIEKVGEFIIVTE, from the coding sequence ATGGAAAATGCTGTTGCTAAACCTAATACTCATAGAAGAGAAGAAAAATTATGGAGTGAAATTAAAAGCTATCAAGTAGCTACTAATAATGCTCGTATTTTAGGAGTGCTTGATGAGTTAATTATTAATGAAAAAACTGGTAAAATCGTGGATATTGCAGTAAAAGTAGAAGCTGGACGTAATATTCATGTAAAAGGTGCAAAACGTAGAGGAGATTTATTATTAATCCCATTCACCAAAATAGAAAAAGTTGGAGAATTTATTATTGTAACTGAATAA
- a CDS encoding Ni/Fe hydrogenase subunit alpha yields the protein MVKLTMEPVTRIEGHAKITVHLDEAGNVEDTRLHVMEFRGFEKFLQGRPAEEVPRIVPRICGICDVQHHLAAAKAVDQIYGFKDDEILPAAYKMRELMNWGSYMHSHALHFYFLAAPDLVIPDGTRKTRNVFQIIQDMPEVALQAIKIRRNGLDIVSATGGRPIHPTSSTPGGISTELDEETQADLLAKAKENVELAQATIELAVPILEEKIDLVKTLGYFGDTRHCGLVTEDGDWDVYNGKVRIKDKDGSIYTEYRNLEYKDIVAEHVKPYSWLKFPYIKELGYPEGIYRVAPLSRINVCDKMPDAAPLAQGALEDFRDKFGYAQYPLLFHWARLIELLAAAEMAVDALEGDLSGDKFPEALERTAGEGAGIVEAARGTLIHHYTTDDDGLITQANIIVATIQNNPAMEMGIQQVAKDYIKPGVEVDDKIFNLMEMVIRAHDPCLSCATHTMDSQMRLATVEVYDSEGNMIKKI from the coding sequence ATGGTAAAACTTACTATGGAACCTGTAACTCGTATTGAAGGTCACGCAAAAATTACTGTACACCTTGACGAAGCAGGAAATGTAGAAGACACTAGATTACATGTTATGGAATTTAGAGGATTCGAAAAATTCTTACAAGGACGTCCAGCTGAGGAAGTACCTCGTATTGTACCTAGAATCTGTGGTATTTGTGATGTACAACACCACTTAGCAGCTGCTAAAGCTGTTGACCAAATCTATGGATTTAAAGATGACGAAATCTTACCTGCTGCTTACAAAATGAGAGAATTAATGAACTGGGGATCTTACATGCACTCTCACGCTCTCCACTTCTACTTCTTAGCAGCACCTGATTTAGTCATTCCTGACGGAACCAGAAAAACTAGAAACGTTTTCCAAATTATCCAAGATATGCCTGAAGTAGCTTTACAAGCTATTAAAATCAGAAGAAACGGTTTAGATATCGTATCTGCAACTGGTGGTCGTCCAATTCACCCAACTTCCTCTACTCCTGGTGGTATTTCCACTGAATTAGATGAAGAAACTCAAGCTGACTTATTAGCAAAAGCTAAAGAAAACGTAGAATTAGCACAAGCAACCATTGAATTAGCAGTACCTATCTTAGAAGAAAAAATTGACTTAGTCAAAACCTTAGGTTACTTCGGTGACACCCGTCACTGCGGTCTCGTAACTGAAGATGGTGACTGGGACGTATACAACGGTAAAGTAAGAATAAAAGACAAAGATGGCTCTATCTACACTGAATACAGAAACCTTGAATACAAAGATATTGTTGCTGAACACGTAAAACCTTACTCCTGGTTAAAATTCCCTTACATTAAGGAATTAGGATACCCAGAAGGTATTTACAGAGTAGCACCATTATCCCGTATTAACGTTTGTGACAAAATGCCTGATGCAGCTCCTTTAGCACAAGGTGCTTTAGAAGACTTCAGAGACAAATTCGGTTACGCACAATACCCATTATTATTCCACTGGGCAAGATTAATCGAATTATTAGCTGCTGCTGAAATGGCTGTAGATGCATTAGAAGGTGACTTATCTGGTGACAAATTCCCAGAAGCATTAGAAAGAACTGCTGGTGAAGGTGCAGGTATTGTAGAAGCTGCTCGTGGTACTTTAATCCACCACTACACAACTGATGACGATGGTTTAATCACCCAAGCAAACATCATTGTAGCAACTATCCAAAACAACCCTGCAATGGAAATGGGTATTCAACAAGTAGCTAAAGATTACATCAAACCTGGTGTAGAAGTAGATGACAAAATTTTCAACTTAATGGAAATGGTTATCAGAGCTCACGACCCATGTTTATCTTGTGCTACCCACACTATGGATAGCCAAATGAGATTAGCTACTGTAGAAGTATATGACAGTGAAGGAAATATGATTAAAAAAATCTAA
- the mtrH gene encoding tetrahydromethanopterin S-methyltransferase subunit H, giving the protein MFRFDKEQLVVDIAGVKMGGQPGEYPTVLAGTIFYGGHKIISDEKAGDFDKDAAEGLIKTMEEMSDVTGNPCVVQTFGATAEAMVKYLEFVGDVCDKPFLIDSTAAAAKIAGVEYVQEVGLAERAVYNSLSMAAEPGEIEAVANSDIDASILLGFNPLTPGVAGKLEIWETGGSVIDEGILEMAERCGITKPWMDVAVTPLGQGAGPAVRTSYAVKAKWGYPVGSGIHNVPSAWDWLRQYKKEHKEAWPVCDIGSNIVQQMAGGDFVLFGPIENARLAFPACGMADIMIAEAAKDIGTEPIEAHPLNLLL; this is encoded by the coding sequence ATGTTTAGATTTGATAAAGAACAACTCGTCGTAGATATTGCTGGAGTAAAAATGGGAGGACAACCTGGAGAATACCCTACCGTTTTAGCAGGAACTATCTTTTACGGCGGACACAAAATTATTAGTGATGAAAAAGCAGGAGACTTTGATAAAGACGCTGCTGAAGGATTAATTAAAACTATGGAAGAAATGTCTGATGTAACCGGAAACCCTTGTGTTGTACAAACTTTCGGTGCTACTGCAGAAGCTATGGTTAAATACTTAGAATTTGTAGGAGACGTCTGTGACAAACCTTTCCTTATCGACTCAACTGCTGCAGCTGCAAAAATTGCAGGTGTAGAATACGTACAAGAAGTAGGATTAGCTGAAAGAGCTGTATACAACTCCTTAAGTATGGCAGCTGAACCTGGTGAAATCGAAGCTGTAGCTAACTCCGACATCGACGCATCCATTCTCTTAGGTTTCAACCCACTGACCCCTGGTGTAGCAGGTAAACTCGAAATCTGGGAAACTGGTGGATCTGTAATCGATGAAGGTATTCTCGAAATGGCAGAAAGATGTGGAATTACCAAACCATGGATGGACGTAGCAGTAACTCCTTTAGGACAAGGTGCAGGTCCTGCAGTAAGAACTTCCTACGCTGTAAAAGCTAAATGGGGATACCCTGTAGGTTCCGGTATTCACAACGTACCTTCCGCATGGGATTGGTTAAGACAATACAAAAAAGAACACAAAGAAGCATGGCCTGTATGTGATATAGGTTCTAACATCGTACAACAAATGGCTGGTGGAGACTTCGTACTTTTCGGTCCTATCGAAAACGCAAGACTCGCATTCCCAGCTTGTGGTATGGCAGATATTATGATTGCTGAAGCAGCAAAAGATATCGGTACTGAACCTATTGAAGCACACCCATTGAACTTATTATTATAA
- a CDS encoding NTP transferase domain-containing protein: MIIALVMAGGKGLRLKSDIEKPLYPLNDKPLMSYVLDNINQSELIEKTVVAVSPNAPNTKEFLINELSFSNFDDSFYESEKNNFYLDTLGKGFVEDLSNILEIFESRSKEDILIFINADLPLVGADILDEILNYYLSQDKPALSVSVPVEIFDEYGINYSYEFNGNVPSGINILRSENVVQDEQLLIISRHELIFNVNTIETAILTNKFL, from the coding sequence ATGATTATAGCTCTTGTTATGGCAGGTGGAAAAGGCTTAAGATTAAAATCAGATATTGAAAAGCCACTTTATCCTTTAAATGATAAACCATTGATGAGTTATGTCTTGGATAATATTAATCAATCTGAACTAATTGAAAAGACAGTTGTTGCAGTTAGTCCAAATGCTCCAAATACAAAGGAGTTTTTAATAAATGAATTGAGCTTTTCAAATTTTGATGACTCATTTTATGAAAGTGAAAAAAATAATTTTTATTTGGATACCTTAGGTAAAGGTTTTGTTGAAGACCTGTCCAATATCTTAGAAATTTTTGAGTCAAGGTCTAAGGAAGACATTTTGATTTTCATCAATGCAGACTTGCCACTGGTTGGTGCCGATATTCTTGATGAAATCTTAAACTATTATTTAAGTCAAGATAAACCTGCATTATCTGTCTCAGTTCCAGTTGAAATTTTTGATGAATATGGGATAAATTATTCCTATGAATTTAATGGAAATGTCCCTTCAGGAATCAACATACTTAGAAGCGAAAATGTTGTTCAGGATGAGCAACTTTTAATTATTTCAAGGCATGAGTTAATTTTTAATGTAAATACTATCGAGACAGCTATATTAACCAATAAATTTTTATAA